One window of Helicobacter sp. MIT 99-5507 genomic DNA carries:
- a CDS encoding ribonucleoside-diphosphate reductase subunit alpha, protein MSVLKVIKRNGRIEDLDITKIQKYTSSAIKDLAGVNQSELEVDARILFRDGITTEEIQQTLIKTAVDKIDIDTPNWTYVASRLFLYDLYHKVSGFTGYKHLRDYFQKGMNEGKILKGFSNKFDLDLLNDYIKPDRDLQFNYLGIKTLYDRYLLKDRDNKPIELPQQMFMAIAMFLAQNEEDCNKKAMEFYDVLSKFEVMVATPTLSNARTPRHQLSSCYVGSMPDNIEGIFDSYKEMALLSKYGGGIGYDVSKIRGLGSYIDNHKNAAGGVIPFLKIANDVAVAIDQLGTRKGAIATYLEVWHIDIVNFIDLRKNSGEERRRTHDLFPALWICDLFMKRVQNNELWTLFDPYDASDLTELYGKEFEDKYIEFEQRDDLQKETINAKDLWKKILTNYFESGLPFLCFKDTANKTNPNAHSGIIRSSNLCTEIFQNTSPSHYKVKVEFENGDMELFEENDIVKLDSGLEKKANKLTSLDSINSKRIFTTQREGSGGESAVCNLASINLSKINTKQDIERVVPIAIRMLDNVIDLNFYPTRKVKVTNIKNRAIGLGVMGEAEMLAREQIVWGSEKHLYKIDRIMELISFNAINASSDIAKEKGVYPDFKGSNWSKGIFPIDLANNEALKLIDRDLFDKCDWDNLRQKVLTQGIRNGYLMAIAPTSSISILVGTTQTIEPIYKKKWLEENLSGMIPNVVPNLNVDTYNYYVSAYSLDQRDIIKVASIRQKWIDQGQSVNIFMEIDKASGKYLNEIYMLAWKLGLKSTYYLRSQSPDIKDETIDRSIECYNCQ, encoded by the coding sequence ATGAGTGTTTTAAAAGTAATAAAGCGTAATGGAAGAATCGAAGATTTAGATATAACAAAAATACAAAAATATACAAGCTCTGCTATCAAGGATTTGGCTGGAGTTAATCAAAGCGAGTTAGAAGTTGATGCTAGGATTTTATTTAGAGATGGAATTACTACTGAAGAGATTCAACAGACACTAATTAAAACAGCAGTTGATAAAATAGACATAGACACACCAAATTGGACTTATGTAGCTTCTAGATTATTTCTTTATGATTTATATCACAAAGTAAGTGGATTTACTGGATATAAGCATTTAAGGGATTATTTTCAAAAAGGTATGAATGAAGGTAAGATACTCAAAGGCTTTAGTAATAAATTTGATTTAGATTTATTGAATGATTATATAAAGCCCGATAGAGATTTACAATTTAACTACTTAGGTATTAAAACGCTATATGATAGATATTTACTAAAAGATAGAGATAATAAACCAATAGAATTGCCACAGCAAATGTTTATGGCAATTGCTATGTTTTTAGCTCAAAATGAAGAAGATTGTAATAAAAAAGCTATGGAATTTTATGATGTATTATCTAAGTTTGAAGTTATGGTCGCAACGCCTACTTTATCAAATGCTAGAACACCTAGACATCAATTATCTAGTTGCTATGTAGGCAGCATGCCCGATAACATAGAAGGGATATTTGATAGTTATAAAGAAATGGCATTATTATCTAAATATGGCGGTGGAATTGGATATGATGTATCTAAGATTAGAGGCCTTGGAAGTTATATAGATAATCATAAAAATGCGGCGGGTGGCGTAATACCATTTTTAAAAATCGCAAATGATGTAGCAGTAGCAATAGACCAATTAGGAACTAGAAAAGGTGCGATAGCTACATATCTTGAAGTATGGCATATAGATATAGTAAATTTCATAGATTTAAGAAAGAATAGTGGTGAAGAGAGAAGAAGAACTCATGATTTATTCCCTGCATTATGGATTTGTGATTTATTTATGAAAAGAGTGCAAAATAATGAGCTTTGGACTTTATTTGACCCTTATGATGCAAGTGATCTTACAGAGCTATATGGCAAAGAATTTGAAGATAAATATATAGAGTTTGAACAAAGAGATGATTTACAAAAAGAGACAATCAATGCAAAAGACTTATGGAAAAAGATACTAACTAACTATTTTGAGAGTGGATTGCCATTCCTTTGCTTTAAAGATACTGCTAACAAAACAAATCCTAATGCTCATAGTGGGATTATAAGAAGCTCAAATCTTTGCACGGAAATCTTTCAAAACACTTCACCTAGTCATTATAAAGTAAAAGTAGAATTTGAAAATGGTGATATGGAATTATTTGAAGAAAATGATATTGTCAAACTTGATAGTGGATTAGAAAAGAAAGCAAATAAACTCACTTCCTTAGATAGCATAAATAGTAAAAGAATATTTACAACACAAAGAGAAGGAAGCGGTGGTGAAAGTGCAGTATGTAATCTAGCAAGTATAAATCTATCTAAGATAAATACAAAACAAGACATAGAAAGAGTGGTGCCTATTGCTATTAGAATGCTTGATAATGTGATAGATTTAAACTTTTATCCAACAAGAAAAGTTAAAGTTACTAATATAAAAAACAGAGCTATTGGATTAGGTGTTATGGGTGAAGCAGAAATGCTAGCAAGAGAGCAAATAGTATGGGGCAGTGAAAAGCATTTGTATAAAATTGATAGGATTATGGAATTAATAAGTTTTAATGCTATCAATGCAAGTAGTGATATAGCAAAAGAAAAGGGGGTATATCCAGACTTCAAAGGCTCGAATTGGAGTAAAGGTATCTTCCCTATTGATTTAGCTAATAATGAAGCCTTAAAGCTAATAGATAGAGATTTATTTGATAAATGTGATTGGGATAATCTAAGACAAAAAGTTTTAACTCAAGGTATAAGAAATGGTTATCTTATGGCAATAGCACCTACAAGCTCAATATCTATTCTAGTAGGCACCACACAGACGATAGAGCCTATTTACAAAAAGAAATGGTTAGAAGAGAATCTAAGTGGAATGATACCTAATGTCGTGCCAAATCTAAATGTTGATACATATAATTATTATGTTAGTGCTTATAGCTTAGACCAAAGAGATATAATAAAAGTAGCTAGTATAAGACAAAAATGGATAGACCAAGGACAGAGTGTAAATATATTTATGGAAATAGACAAAGCAAGTGGTAAATATCTAAATGAAATATATATGCTAGCTTGGAAGCTTGGATTAAAATCTACTTACTATCTAAGAAGTCAAAGCCCTGATATAAAAGATGAGACCATAGATAGAAGCATTGAATGCTATAATTGTCAATAA
- the pbpC gene encoding penicillin-binding protein 1C, with protein MFRISKKKFNSNIFFKILLFLFFIFLLYFCFVFFSFNPKDDPFSSRYGKSMLDKNDEILSIFLNKDEQWHIKNSSHLSSKLSIATSIFEDRNFYSHIGIDFGAILRSMYINVRYKKRIGGSTITMQTIKLLYQNKRTYFNKINEMILALRLESLYSKDEILEMYFNNAPYGGNIIGVAAASLLYFQKNPKDLTWGESALLAVLPHSPGLINIGRNNHLLLEKRNRLLDELHKRGYIDEDNLKLAKNENLPTINRSKNLAPHLAFRFDNPVIKTTLDKNIQILLEDRLKLYHKKLLTLGIQNVAGIIIDTQSREVLAYGGSQDFLDIDGFGQIDGILAKRSPGSVLKPLLYALAIDNGIIAPQSKLVDAPTFFSNFKPRNASKKYFGLISARESLIKSLNVPFVSLLQKYGYDKFFFNLKEILRFDDSNFERYGLSLILGTKEITIEDVAKIYVGFGNYGEFGDIYYTRDTNRQSSTKRLFSKGSAYLMLDALKNVKRIGVDNYFINKKIFYWKSGTSYGRKDAWAAGTSPKYTIVVWAGNFNGDSNPNLFGLDTAGALLFDIVNDLGNVGGEFEKSDDLKEILLDLPTGYRYDTNYKDIESTKALYPKHAKPLEKSPFLVNVFLNDNLEEVNSLHKDFINAREITKINLPLSLLEYYKEQNINIKKEGKGLQILYPKDNLSIIRTKDFSGKNELIARIANINNNNVFWYLDKRYLGVSKNNTMILNLDSGYHTLSVIDSNGDSHSVNFTILK; from the coding sequence ATGTTTAGAATCTCTAAAAAAAAATTTAATAGCAATATTTTTTTTAAAATACTGCTATTTTTATTTTTTATATTTCTTCTTTATTTTTGCTTTGTATTTTTTAGTTTTAATCCAAAAGACGATCCTTTTTCTAGTCGCTATGGCAAAAGTATGCTTGATAAAAATGATGAAATATTAAGCATATTTTTAAACAAAGATGAACAATGGCATATCAAAAATAGCTCACATTTAAGCTCAAAGCTAAGCATTGCTACATCTATATTTGAAGATAGAAATTTTTATTCTCACATTGGTATTGATTTTGGAGCTATTTTAAGAAGCATGTATATTAATGTAAGATACAAGAAACGTATTGGTGGTAGCACCATCACGATGCAAACTATAAAGCTTTTGTATCAAAATAAACGGACATATTTTAATAAAATCAATGAAATGATATTAGCCTTACGACTAGAATCTTTGTATAGCAAAGATGAAATTTTAGAGATGTATTTTAATAATGCTCCTTATGGTGGCAATATCATTGGTGTTGCTGCTGCATCGCTTTTATATTTTCAAAAAAATCCAAAAGATTTGACTTGGGGAGAAAGCGCGCTTCTTGCTGTTTTGCCACATTCTCCAGGGCTTATTAATATTGGTAGAAATAATCATTTATTGTTAGAAAAGAGAAATAGATTATTAGATGAATTGCATAAAAGAGGATATATAGATGAAGATAATCTAAAATTAGCAAAAAATGAAAATTTGCCAACTATTAATCGTTCTAAGAATCTTGCCCCTCATTTGGCATTTAGATTTGACAATCCTGTGATAAAAACGACATTAGATAAAAATATACAGATTCTGCTAGAAGATAGGCTAAAACTATATCACAAAAAACTTCTTACTCTTGGCATACAAAATGTAGCTGGAATAATTATTGATACACAAAGTAGGGAAGTATTAGCTTATGGTGGCTCTCAAGATTTTCTTGATATTGATGGTTTTGGACAAATTGATGGAATATTGGCAAAACGAAGTCCTGGGTCTGTGCTAAAGCCATTATTATATGCACTTGCTATTGACAATGGAATAATAGCACCACAATCAAAGCTAGTTGATGCACCTACATTTTTTTCAAATTTCAAGCCACGAAATGCATCAAAAAAATATTTTGGATTAATTAGTGCAAGAGAATCTTTGATAAAATCACTAAATGTCCCTTTTGTATCGCTTTTACAAAAGTATGGATATGATAAATTTTTCTTTAATCTAAAAGAGATTCTAAGATTTGATGATAGTAATTTTGAGCGATATGGATTATCTTTGATACTTGGCACAAAAGAAATCACTATAGAAGATGTAGCAAAGATTTATGTGGGATTTGGTAATTATGGTGAATTTGGAGATATTTATTATACTAGAGATACCAATAGACAATCTTCTACCAAACGGCTATTTTCAAAAGGAAGTGCTTATTTAATGCTTGATGCATTGAAAAATGTAAAACGAATAGGGGTTGATAATTATTTTATCAACAAAAAAATATTTTATTGGAAAAGCGGCACAAGCTATGGCAGAAAAGATGCTTGGGCTGCAGGAACTTCACCAAAATATACCATAGTAGTTTGGGCTGGAAATTTTAATGGAGATTCTAATCCAAATTTATTTGGGCTAGATACTGCCGGGGCATTATTATTTGATATTGTAAATGATTTGGGGAATGTTGGCGGTGAGTTTGAAAAAAGTGATGATTTAAAAGAGATTTTACTAGATTTACCTACAGGTTATAGATATGATACAAATTATAAAGATATAGAATCTACAAAAGCCTTATATCCAAAGCATGCAAAACCACTAGAGAAATCACCATTTTTGGTAAATGTATTTTTAAATGATAATTTAGAAGAAGTAAATTCTCTTCATAAAGATTTTATCAATGCAAGAGAGATAACAAAAATTAATTTACCATTATCTTTGCTTGAATATTATAAAGAACAAAATATCAATATTAAAAAAGAAGGTAAAGGTTTGCAGATTTTATATCCAAAGGATAATCTCTCAATCATTCGCACAAAAGATTTTAGTGGAAAAAATGAGCTAATTGCAAGGATTGCAAATATCAATAACAATAATGTATTTTGGTATCTCGATAAGCGATATTTAGGAGTGAGTAAAAATAATACAATGATTTTAAATCTAGATTCTGGCTATCATACATTAAGCGTAATAGATAGCAATGGAGATAGCCATAGTGTGAATTTTACTATTTTAAAATAG